From a region of the Salvelinus namaycush isolate Seneca chromosome 40, SaNama_1.0, whole genome shotgun sequence genome:
- the LOC120033323 gene encoding gastrula zinc finger protein XlCGF17.1-like — GKCFKTSTQLKLHQRTHTGEKPYYCSDCGKRFKTSTQLKVHQRTHTGEKPYYCSDCGASFSHLGTLQAHQRIHTGEKPYYCSDCGTSFSQFSHLKTHERVHTGEKPYVCSDCGNSFSQLSHLKSHERIHTGEKPYSCSDCGKCFKTLYELKVHQRTHTGEKPYVCSDCGKCFTTSTDLKVHQRTHSGEKPYVCSDCGTSFSQLSHLKSHDRIHTGEKPYSCADCGKCFKTSTVLTVHHRTHTGEKPYYCSDCVKCFTTSAKLKLHQRTHTGEKPYSCFDCGVSFSRLDTLKTHQQIHKGEKPYSCSACVKCFKTATELIVHQRTHA, encoded by the exons ggaaaatgtttcaaaacatcaactcagctaaaacttcatcagagaacacacacaggagagaagccttattactgctctgactgtggaaaacgttttaaaacatcaactcagctaaaagttcatcagagaacacacacaggagagaagccttattactgctctgactgtggggcgagtttctctcatcTGGGCACCTTACAagcacaccaacgtatacacacaggagagaagccttattactgctctgactgtggaactagtttctctcaattttcccacttaaaaacacatgaacgtgtacatacaggagagaaaccttacgtctgctctgactgtggaaa tagtttttctcaactttcccacttaaaatcacatgaacgtatacatacaggggagaagccatactcctgctctgactgtggaaaatgttttaaaacattatatgagctaaaagttcatcagagaacacacacaggagagaagccttacgtctgctctgactgtggaaaatgcttcacaacatcaactgatctaaaagttcatcagagaacacactcaggagagaagccttacgtctgctctgactgtggaactagtttctcgcaactttcccacttaaaatcacatgatcgtatacatacaggggagaagccatactcctgcgctgactgtggaaaatgcttcaaaacatcaactgtgCTAACAGTTcatcacagaacacacacaggagagaagccttattactgctctgactgtgtaaaatgcttcacaacatcagctAAGCTAAaacttcatcagagaacacacacaggagaaaagccttactccTGTTTTGACTGTGGTGTGAGTTTCTCTCGGCTTGataccttaaaaacacaccaacagatacataaaggagagaagccatactcctgctctgcctgtgtaaaatgcttcaaaacagcaACTGAGCTAatagttcatcagagaacacacgcaTGA